TCGTCCCACTTATTTTTCGCAAAAACAAAGGCTAACTCAACTGAAAAAGGATAGACCTTGGTACAAAGAGGTTCAGTCACAAGTCCTTCAAGATTGTGTAAAAAGAGTTGACTTAGCTTTTCAGCGTTGGCTTAGAGGGGATAAGAATGGGAAGAAATCAGGTAAGCCAAGATTTAAGGGAAAAGGACGTTATCGAACAATTCTTTTTCCACAAGTCAAACCTGATTGTATTCAAGGTGACTACATCACCTTACCTAAGTTTAAGACAATTCGGTTGATTAAACATCGTCCTCTACCCGATGGGTTCAAGATTAAAACCGCTCAGGTAACAAGGAAAGCTGATGGTTACTACTTAACGCTTTCTCTAGAAGATATCTCAGTTCCAGAGTCAACCATTAACATTGTTCCCACCTCAGAAAATACGTTGGGAATTGATCTGGGATTGAAGGACTTTTTGGTGACTTCTGAAGGCGAGAAAGTAGAAATTCCTCAGTTTTATCGAAAAGGACAAGATAGACTCAAAAAGCTACAGCAGAAGGTTTCTCGTCGTCAGAAAGGAAGTAAACGCTATCAAAAAGCAGTTAAGCAACTTGGAAAACATCACCAAAAAGTTGCTAGACAGAGAAAAGACTTCCACTTTAACACCATTAAATCAATTCTCAGCAAAGGAGATGTTATTGCCCATGAAAAACTCAACATTAAGGGACTTGCCAAAACCAAACTAGCCAAATCCATCTATGATGCTGGTTGGGGGACATTTCTAAGTAGGTTAGCTGTCAAAGCTGAGAATGCTGGGCAGTTAACGGTAGAAGTTAATCCCAAAAATACATCACAGAATTGCTCAGGCTGTGGCAAGAAAGTTCCGAAGAAGCTATCAGAAAGAATCCATAATTGTCCTCATTGTGGTCTTTCTATAGATCGAGATGAAAACGCAGCCATAAATATAAGAAATTTGGCGGCAGGGATTTCCGTCAGTAGTAAAGCTCAGTCACGAACCGAAGCGCAAGCTGGTGCTGCTGAGAAGCTCCAACCATATTCCGTAGGAATTGGTTGTGGGTAATTCACCAAAGATTGGACGAGGTTATGTCAAATGCTTTTGTCCTTAGTCTTTTTTTTGTTTGTCCTTTGTCCTTTGTAAACTAATGACTAATGACTAATGACTAATGACTAATAACGAATAACTATTAAGAATTATCCCCCCGAATCACTGCAACGGATTGGGCGGTTAAAAAAATGCCCAATAGAATATAACTGGCAAAGACAATTAAGCTATTGGTGTCTAAAAGCCCTTGTACTAAAGTTTCATAATTAGAGATTAAAGAAATATGTTCTAAGGCATTGCCAAATACGCCGGGAACTTGGTTGGCAATTAAATCAGTGATCCAAAGAAATAAAACCACAGCAAAAGTGAGAATAGCGGCAAAAATTGTGCTTTCTGTGAGAGAAGAGATAAACATTCCCAAAGCTAAAACTGAGGCGGCTAATAAAATTAAAGCAGCATGGGCTAATAAGGGAACCGCAGGGGGAACAGGAGGGGTTGCGGCATTAAAGATAAAAATTTCGTAACCGAGAATGGGAATAATCATAGTAATAAAAAAGGTAAGAACAGCTAAGAGTTTTCCCACAGCAACCACCCAGTTAGTGATGGGAGAAGTAGCAATTAATTCTAAAGTTCCCCGTTTCCGTTCCTCAGTGTATAACGCCATGGAAAGAACGGGAAGAATAAATAAGACTATTCCACCTAAAAATTCAAAGTAGAATTTAATAAATTGATAAGCAACATCAGTAGGGGGAACAGGAACTCCCATTTGTTCCCGTTGGCTAACTTGTTGAATAATTCCTTCTGGTCCTAATAAAATGGAGACAAAAAAGAATCCCGAAATTAGCCAAAAAACAGTAGTAATTCCATAGGCAAGAGGGGAGGTTAAATAACTGGTTAATTCCCGACGGAAAATCGCTAGTAGATTATTAATTAAAATCATTTTCTCGGTTATTCATTATTTGTTTTTACTAACTGCTTATTAGCGTCTTCAGTTTCAGCTTGATTGGTTAATTCTAAAAAGACATCTTCTAAAGTAGGTTTTTCGCGTTGCATTTCATAAAGATGTAGCCCAGAGTTAACAATGAAAGTGGCTATTTTATCCCCCGGTTCGGTATCGGGAACGCAGGTAATTTGAACTTGATAGCGATCGCTGTTTTCTAGGGGAGACACCGTAACAGAAGAAATCTCAGGGAGAGTATTAAGGGTACTTTTAACTACATCTATATCCCCACCGACATTGAGAGTATAACCACCACCGCCAGCAAGTTCCTTCATTAAATGATCAGGGGTATTGCTGGTAACTACCTTTCCATTAGAAATAATGGTAACGCGATCGCTGATGACACTAGCTTCCGAGAGAAGATGAGTAGAAAGAATAATTGTATGTTTTCCAGCTAAACTTTTAATTAAATTTCGGACTTCAATCATTTGACGGGGATCGAGTCCGATGGTGGGTTCATCTAAAATAATCACAGGGGGATCATGAACAATGGCTTGGGCAATTCCCACCCGTTGACGATATCCTTTAGAGAGTTTACGGATTAGGGTGTGGCGTTTTTCTTCTAAGAAACAGCGTTCAATGGTGGTATTAACACGGTAAGCGCGATCGCGCCTTGGGACTCCTTTTAATTCGGTAACAAACCCTAAAAACCCCTTGACTGTCATATCTAAATATAAAGGGGGACGTTCTGGTAGGTAACCAATGCGTTTACGCACTGCCAAAGAATGTTGATGAACTTCATATTCGCCAATTGTTGCAGTTCCTGCGGTTGCTGGAATATAACCACTTAAAATTCGCATAGTTGTTGTTTTTCCAGCGCCATTTGGGCCAAGAAAGCCTAAAATTTCTCCTTCTCGCACAGAAAAGGTAACATCAGAGATAGCAGGAGTGGAACCAAAAAACTTGCTGAGATTTTTAACTTCAATCATAAAAAGCTACAAGGGAAAGGAATCATTGATGCGCTATTATTATCTATTCTGGATTACCTTAAATGTTACTTTACTGACGATACTTTCCTCAGCACAAGCACAAGCCGATTCCTCTATCCCTTCCCCCGTTACGCCTGTTGTGGAACTAGAAGATATTCATCCCACCGATTGGGCTTTTAATAGTTTACAGCAACTGCACGAACGTTACCAGTGTCTGCAAGGCTATCCAGATCAAACCTTTCGTGGTGAACAACCCATCACGCGCTACGAGTTTGCTGCCCTCCTCAACCGTTGTTTAAGTCAATTAGAAGAAACTCCCACTGCCGAAGAAGAAGCCATGATTGAACGCCTAGAAACCGAGTTTATCCGAGAATTGGCGGTAATGAGGGGACGAGTTGATGCTGCAACAGCTAGAGTGCGAGAATTAGAAGTTACCCAATTTTCCCCCCATACTCAGTTACGAGGAGTCGTTAATTTAGTTCTAACCAATTCTTCACAAGCAGGAGAAAATCAAGAAACTGTTTTACAGGGGAGAACTAGGCTTAACTTTGAAAGTAGTTTTACGGGGCGCGATCGACTGTTAACCCGTTTAACTGCTGGTAATAGTATCACCCCTGATCTGGCTTCTGGCAGTGGTGAATTTACCCAAACCCATCAATGGCGCGGTAATAGCGATAATGACTTTTTTTTAGACAAACTCACCTATCGCTTCCCTCTCAGTGACCAAACCCTCGCCATGATTAGCATAACTGGCGGCGAACATCGGGATTATCAAATGGCAGCTAATCCGTTTTTTGAGGACGGAAACGCTGGCACTACTACTCTTTCTACCTTCGCTCAACGTAACCCCATTCTTAACCTCGGCGGGGGAACAGGAATCGCCTTTTCTCAAGAGATTACCCCCTCTGTGTCCTTCGGTGCAGGGTATTATACCCCAGAAGCCAATGATCCCGAAAAAGCACTATTTAATAGCTCTTATAGCACAGGAGTTGGTCTAACATGGGATGCAAGGGAAAACCTTGCTTTCAGTTTTAATTATTTACATAGCTACTTTGAACAGGGAGATTTTGGTTTTAATGATGGTCTTGATCTAACGTCTCCTGTGGTGGGAACAGCAATTGCAAATGAGACATTACGTCAATTTCCCATCGTTAGCAACGCTTATGGCTTAGAACTATTTTGGCAGCCGCAGGAAAAATTCGGAATCGGCGGACAAGTTGGCTATACTGATATTAAAGCTCTTGATCATGGAGATGGAGAAATCTGGAATTATTCCCTCTCTCTGGTCTTCCCTGATCTCGGTCAAGAAAATAACTTAGGGGGAATTATTATCGGCGCACAGCCTTATTTAGGTAATTTCATTGCTCAAAACTTTCCAAAAGCGACCCCTTGGCATTTGGAAGGATTTTATCAATGGCAAGTGACTGATAATGTTTCGCTAACCCCTGGTCTGATCTGGAATATTAATCCGAATCAAGATGAAACTGAAGCTGATGTTATCACCAGTGTCATGCGGATGACAATTAGCTTTTAAGGAGTGTTCTCTAAATTGGTACTTGATCAATTGGATTGTAATTAGTAGAGTTATGAGTAACAGGGTAGAATCACCTTATGACTACCTAAAGCAATATCCCTCTCACCAAGGTTGTCATGCAACAACTGATTGAAGTGTTAATCGAGAATTATGGGTTTGAACTGCAAGGGGAAACACCTCAAGAACTAGCTCAACGCTGGCTAGAGAATTATGAACCCAGATGGGTACGTTTGGCCATTATTGAAGCCCTTTATTTAGGACGATATAAAGTTTTTTCCGTTGAGCAAATTCTATCTTTGTGGGCTCGTCGCGGTCAATCTAAAATTCATTTTACCCATGAGTTTGAGCATCTTATCTGTCGGCGCTTACCAAAAGCCTTAAGAGAGTTTTCAGAAGAAGCAGCGGAAGAAATGAAGGAAGTGTCCCCACCACAACCGCTTTCAGAACCCTCTCCTGTTGAAGATGAGGAATTAATTACTGAGGAAGCTGAAGAAGAAAACGAAGAAGAAGAAGAAATTGAACCATTTAGTATTGACCGTTTTACCCCGTTATTTGACCGCACTCATTTTTATTCTAAATTGAAGGCGGTCGCTGATTATCAGAACCATTAGGGTTGACGCTCTCCCATTAAATCAAAGAGGATTAAGACGAGAATTAAGCGATTTCAACGGTATCGCAACTTAGCAATTTAAAAGTTTTTCCCAGTCTTGCGGTGTGTCAATATCAATTGCCCCTTCTGGAAATGGAACTTTGACAACCTCTGCATCATAACGATTAATAATGGGTTTTGCCCCCATATCCCCTTGCAGTGTCATCAGTTCTGGAATTAAACTCTGATCGAATAATGCAGGCACTCCCACAATGCCATCATATTGAGATGCCACAATCCGACGATCGCTGTTGCGATAATGAGTCACTAACTGTTGAATGACCTCTGGTGACACTAAGGGTTGATCACCTAACATCACGATTAACGCATCTAATAGAGTCGCCATTTCCTGAATTTTACTGACCCCACATTGTAGGGAACTTGCCATTCCCTGTGACCATTTTTCATTGAGCGCGATCGCGACAGGCAAAGGCGTTAGTAGCGGTTCAATTTGGGAAGCAAATGCCCCTAAAACCACCACAATCGGTTGGCAACCTGATGCAAGTGCCACTTCCGTAAGATGCTGAAGGAGTGGCTTGCCGTGATAAGACAGAAGTTGCTTCGGTTGCGAAAACCGTGTCGCAGCCCCTGCTGCTAAGAGGATGATTCCAATTTCACCCATGAATGTTCTAGCCTCCGGTGAATGCTACCAGCGCGATCGCGCAAGGAATTACTGGATCCGCCTCCAATCACCGCTTGAATTTCTGCAACAATTGAGAGGGCAATTTCTTCTGGGGTTTCTGCTGCCAGATCCAATCCCACAGGATTATAAACCCGTTGTTGATTAGTCATAGCAATTTCCAATTGTGCCAAATCCTTCCATAAATGCTGCATCCGATGTTGGGGTCCTAAAACTCCCAAATAACGAACCGCAGAAGGAATCAAATGCTTGAGAAACGCGAAATCACTAATATAACGGTGAGTCATAACAACCGCAACTGCTTGCGACGTTAATAGATGCTGATAGTCGTCTGGATGATCAGGATTGCATTCCAATAACTGATCTGCCTCGGAAAAGCGATCGCGAATCAGATAGTCTGGTCGATGATCAATTACTGTTACCTGCCAACCCAGTTGTTTGGCAAATTGAACCACCGGAATTGCATCAAAGCCGGCCCCAAATACCAGTAACGGTAACGGTGGCGCAATCACTTCAAACAGAACACTGATTGATCCCTCTTGCCAGCTATAAGATTGAATAAACGGTTGATGGGCAGTGATTGCCTTTTGGGTATCAGCAATTAGCGTTTCCGTAATCTCAGTTTCCCCGATCTGGTTAATGACTGTTCCATCGGCTTTCAACATAATTCGGGAACCGACGGTTAGCTGGGAGATTCCCTCTACTGCAAATACAGTCGCGATCGCGCCGTATTGATGAGACTGCCAACACTCCTGAATAAAGGTTAGTTGAGAGGCCGCCTTTTCATCACTGAGGGATTCAATCAGGACATCTACCATACCATTACATCCTAAACCAAACCCCACTAATAAATCTTGTTCGTGGTCGGTGGTATCATAACGCACCACTGTGGGATCACTGTTGCCTTGCAGGTGCGGTTGTGCCCGTGCTAACACATCTGCTTCTAAACAGCCTCCACTAATGGCACTGATCATCTCTCCCTGTTGTGTCAAAAGCATACGAGCTCCAGCCCGGCGATACACGGAACCGCTAGTTTGAACCACCGTTGCCATTGCAGTGTGTTCTCCTGCCTGTTGACACTGCTCAAAAACTTGTAAGATGCGCTGTAATTCTCTCATTGAAAGTTCTCTAGCCCATCAACTGATCGGGGGTAATGGGTAACTGTCGGATGCGTTTGCCCGTGGCATGATAAATAGCATTCCCAACTGCGGCAGCCACGCCAGTAATCCCAATTTCTCCCACGCCGCGCACGCCTAAGGAATTAAAGTTTAAATCGGGTTCCCCAACAAAAGTAACGTCAATGCGAGGAATATCTGCATTCACGGGAATATGATAGGTCGCCAAATCATAAACCACAGGATAACCGGTTTCGGGATCGAAATGACAGGCTTCCATTAAGGCATCCCCAATGCCCATCGTGACTGCCCCGCGAACTTGGCTAGCAGCCGCTTTGGCATTCATGACTTGTCCAATATTCATCACCGACACCCAACGGGTAATCTGTAGTTGCCCAATTTCCTCATCCACCATCACTTCACAAAAATGCGCTCCCCAAGACTGGAATGCCCATTGCTTACTTTCCTCACTCGGAGAAGCAGTTGCCGTGGCTTCAAAATAGTCTTGCCCTAGCTGTTGCAATTGGGAACAAGCCTCTGAAACAGTGCGAGACTTGGCATTTTCTAAAACCTGTTGGCAAGCCTCCGTAACTGCCGGGGCCAAAGAAGCAGTCATCATGGAACCGCCAGCAACCCCTCCATTCGGGAAATTGGAGTCTCCTAATTCCACCTGAATGTGATCCACCGAGATCCCCAATGCTTCCGCAGCAGTCATCGCCACCATGGTGTAAGAACCTGTGCCAATATCATTCCCGGAAGTCATTACCTTGACCTTGCCATCACCGCATAACTGTACGGTAACGGAAGTACCAATCCGATTCCCTGGAAACGTAGCAGCTGCCATTCCCCATCCCACTAGTTTCCCCTCACGGTACTGGGCACGGGGTTGCAAGGAACGATTTTGCCAACCGAACCGTTCTGCGCCGACTTTTAGACAATCGGCAAAATGTTTCGCTGAGAAAGGTAATCCTTTACGCTGATGTTCGGTGGTTTCATTTTTCAACCGCAATTCAATGGGATCAATATTGAGCTTCCAAGCTAACTCATCCATGGCTGATTCTAAAGCCCACATTCCCGGTGTTTCCCCAGGGGCACGCATAAATGTCGGAACCCCCACATTTAAAACCGTAATGTCTTGCTGAGTAAATAAGTTAGGGGAAGCATACATCACAGGAGTCACACTGGTACAAGGTTCATTGAAAACTTCCACAGGAGAAGTGCAAGATTTGGCATAGTGAGAAATTCCCAGTAACGTCCCTTCTGCAGTGGCAGCTAATTGCAGGGTTTGCTCGGTTTCAGAACGATGACCGGTGTTTGCCGTCATCTGACGACGGGTAACCACTAGTTTTAACGGACGCTGAATTTCACGGGCAGCAGCTGCACACAAAATACTATGAGACCAAGGGCAGGTTTTCGAGCCAAATGCTCCCCCAATATAGGGGGTTATCACTCTAACATTTTCCGCAGGAATATTAAATAATTGCCCATAAGTTCGTTGCGATCCCTTGACATACTGCGAGGGTTCATAAACCGTCAGAGACTCCCCGTCGTGCCAATGGGCGATAATGGCATGAGGTTCCATGGGAGATTGAAGTTCTGTGGCAGTTTCATAAACTGCTTCCACACTCACCGCCGCCTCGTTGATGCCAGTTTTGATATCCCCTGTGGCAAATTCCCCTTTCCGAAAGACCATCTCTTCCCCAAACATGGAGGTAGCTGGTTCATAGTTAGCTTCCTTGGCATCCACTAAGGGGGGTTCTGCTTCATAT
This window of the Euhalothece natronophila Z-M001 genome carries:
- a CDS encoding XdhC family protein encodes the protein MRELQRILQVFEQCQQAGEHTAMATVVQTSGSVYRRAGARMLLTQQGEMISAISGGCLEADVLARAQPHLQGNSDPTVVRYDTTDHEQDLLVGFGLGCNGMVDVLIESLSDEKAASQLTFIQECWQSHQYGAIATVFAVEGISQLTVGSRIMLKADGTVINQIGETEITETLIADTQKAITAHQPFIQSYSWQEGSISVLFEVIAPPLPLLVFGAGFDAIPVVQFAKQLGWQVTVIDHRPDYLIRDRFSEADQLLECNPDHPDDYQHLLTSQAVAVVMTHRYISDFAFLKHLIPSAVRYLGVLGPQHRMQHLWKDLAQLEIAMTNQQRVYNPVGLDLAAETPEEIALSIVAEIQAVIGGGSSNSLRDRAGSIHRRLEHSWVKLESSS
- a CDS encoding ABC transporter ATP-binding protein encodes the protein MIEVKNLSKFFGSTPAISDVTFSVREGEILGFLGPNGAGKTTTMRILSGYIPATAGTATIGEYEVHQHSLAVRKRIGYLPERPPLYLDMTVKGFLGFVTELKGVPRRDRAYRVNTTIERCFLEEKRHTLIRKLSKGYRQRVGIAQAIVHDPPVIILDEPTIGLDPRQMIEVRNLIKSLAGKHTIILSTHLLSEASVISDRVTIISNGKVVTSNTPDHLMKELAGGGGYTLNVGGDIDVVKSTLNTLPEISSVTVSPLENSDRYQVQITCVPDTEPGDKIATFIVNSGLHLYEMQREKPTLEDVFLELTNQAETEDANKQLVKTNNE
- a CDS encoding xanthine dehydrogenase family protein molybdopterin-binding subunit, whose protein sequence is MNQVVGTSVTRKDGFAKVTGQATYSAEHAIPEMVHGYLVTSAIANGRIQAINPSAAKQAPGVQAVFTHHNPPQVYQPDNNFINSKIYESRLPLSDDKIHYGGQIIGLVVAETWEQAREAAHLIQVEYEAEPPLVDAKEANYEPATSMFGEEMVFRKGEFATGDIKTGINEAAVSVEAVYETATELQSPMEPHAIIAHWHDGESLTVYEPSQYVKGSQRTYGQLFNIPAENVRVITPYIGGAFGSKTCPWSHSILCAAAAREIQRPLKLVVTRRQMTANTGHRSETEQTLQLAATAEGTLLGISHYAKSCTSPVEVFNEPCTSVTPVMYASPNLFTQQDITVLNVGVPTFMRAPGETPGMWALESAMDELAWKLNIDPIELRLKNETTEHQRKGLPFSAKHFADCLKVGAERFGWQNRSLQPRAQYREGKLVGWGMAAATFPGNRIGTSVTVQLCGDGKVKVMTSGNDIGTGSYTMVAMTAAEALGISVDHIQVELGDSNFPNGGVAGGSMMTASLAPAVTEACQQVLENAKSRTVSEACSQLQQLGQDYFEATATASPSEESKQWAFQSWGAHFCEVMVDEEIGQLQITRWVSVMNIGQVMNAKAAASQVRGAVTMGIGDALMEACHFDPETGYPVVYDLATYHIPVNADIPRIDVTFVGEPDLNFNSLGVRGVGEIGITGVAAAVGNAIYHATGKRIRQLPITPDQLMG
- a CDS encoding RNA-guided endonuclease InsQ/TnpB family protein; amino-acid sequence: MRVSYQYRLKPDKEQVAKIEKWLEMLRCQYNYLLGQRFDWWETHRTAVNSCPLICHLPELSDRPTYFSQKQRLTQLKKDRPWYKEVQSQVLQDCVKRVDLAFQRWLRGDKNGKKSGKPRFKGKGRYRTILFPQVKPDCIQGDYITLPKFKTIRLIKHRPLPDGFKIKTAQVTRKADGYYLTLSLEDISVPESTINIVPTSENTLGIDLGLKDFLVTSEGEKVEIPQFYRKGQDRLKKLQQKVSRRQKGSKRYQKAVKQLGKHHQKVARQRKDFHFNTIKSILSKGDVIAHEKLNIKGLAKTKLAKSIYDAGWGTFLSRLAVKAENAGQLTVEVNPKNTSQNCSGCGKKVPKKLSERIHNCPHCGLSIDRDENAAINIRNLAAGISVSSKAQSRTEAQAGAAEKLQPYSVGIGCG
- a CDS encoding nucleotidyltransferase family protein is translated as MGEIGIILLAAGAATRFSQPKQLLSYHGKPLLQHLTEVALASGCQPIVVVLGAFASQIEPLLTPLPVAIALNEKWSQGMASSLQCGVSKIQEMATLLDALIVMLGDQPLVSPEVIQQLVTHYRNSDRRIVASQYDGIVGVPALFDQSLIPELMTLQGDMGAKPIINRYDAEVVKVPFPEGAIDIDTPQDWEKLLNC
- a CDS encoding iron uptake porin — protein: MRYYYLFWITLNVTLLTILSSAQAQADSSIPSPVTPVVELEDIHPTDWAFNSLQQLHERYQCLQGYPDQTFRGEQPITRYEFAALLNRCLSQLEETPTAEEEAMIERLETEFIRELAVMRGRVDAATARVRELEVTQFSPHTQLRGVVNLVLTNSSQAGENQETVLQGRTRLNFESSFTGRDRLLTRLTAGNSITPDLASGSGEFTQTHQWRGNSDNDFFLDKLTYRFPLSDQTLAMISITGGEHRDYQMAANPFFEDGNAGTTTLSTFAQRNPILNLGGGTGIAFSQEITPSVSFGAGYYTPEANDPEKALFNSSYSTGVGLTWDARENLAFSFNYLHSYFEQGDFGFNDGLDLTSPVVGTAIANETLRQFPIVSNAYGLELFWQPQEKFGIGGQVGYTDIKALDHGDGEIWNYSLSLVFPDLGQENNLGGIIIGAQPYLGNFIAQNFPKATPWHLEGFYQWQVTDNVSLTPGLIWNINPNQDETEADVITSVMRMTISF
- a CDS encoding ABC transporter permease, with the protein product MILINNLLAIFRRELTSYLTSPLAYGITTVFWLISGFFFVSILLGPEGIIQQVSQREQMGVPVPPTDVAYQFIKFYFEFLGGIVLFILPVLSMALYTEERKRGTLELIATSPITNWVVAVGKLLAVLTFFITMIIPILGYEIFIFNAATPPVPPAVPLLAHAALILLAASVLALGMFISSLTESTIFAAILTFAVVLFLWITDLIANQVPGVFGNALEHISLISNYETLVQGLLDTNSLIVFASYILLGIFLTAQSVAVIRGDNS